The Primulina tabacum isolate GXHZ01 chromosome 7, ASM2559414v2, whole genome shotgun sequence genome includes a window with the following:
- the LOC142550755 gene encoding uncharacterized protein LOC142550755 codes for MCERRAENLMKSSQHIDKVMHAQSKEEKEKNRLRLSTSIVAVRWLALQGCSFRGNDESLSSSNRGNFLELVKAFAKMNIEIDEVVLENAPKNAQYIAPEIQKEILHIMANRVRQMVREEVGDKYFCILVDEARDISKREQMTIILRFVNNHGILTERFFAIKNVSDATSMNLKNEISNVLVHHDLHVKKIRGQGYDGASNMRGAWNGLQALFLKDCPYAYYVHCFAYRLQLTLVSAAKDVSVIWEFFSHLDNIVNIVTSSTLIIYNLSY; via the coding sequence ATGTGTGAgagaagggctgaaaatttgatgaagtCCTCACAACATATTGATAAAGTGATGCATGCACAATCTAAagaggaaaaagagaaaaatcgtCTGCGTTTGAGCACCTCAATTGTAGCTGTTCGTTGGCTAGCACTTCAAGGTTGTTCTTTTAGAGGTAACGATGAATCTCTATCTTCATCTAATCgtggaaattttcttgaattggtGAAGGCTTTTGCAAAAATGAATATAGAAATTGATGAAGTTGTGCTTGAGAATGCTCCAAAAAATGCCCAATATATCGCTCCAGAAATTCAGAAAGAGATTTTACATATTATGGCCAATAGAGTACGACAGATGGTTcgtgaagaagttggagataaATACTTCTGTATTCTTGTTGATGAAGCCCGAGATATATCTAAACGAGAGCAAATGACCATTATATTGAGGTTTGTGAACAATCatgggattttgacagaaagATTTTTTGCCATCAAAAATGTTAGTGACGCTACCtcaatgaatttgaaaaatGAGATATCAAATGTTCTTGTTCATCATGATCTCCATGTTAAGAAAATCAGAGGCCAAGGATATGATGGTGCTAGCAATATGCGTGGAGCGTGGAATGGACTTCAAGcattatttctcaaagattgtcCCTATGCATACTATGTCCACTGTTTTGCATATCGTTTACAACTGACATTGGTTTCTGCAGCTAAGGATGTTAGTGTTATTTGGGAATTCTTTTCTCATTTGGACAATATTGTTAATATTGTCACTTCTTCtactttaataatatataacttatcATATTGA
- the LOC142551763 gene encoding putative L-type lectin-domain containing receptor kinase VI.1, with protein sequence MALSSHFLILCFIILCNSFLISQSLEFVYEGFNTSDVTTDGSASVEASGALRLTDKRPNRIGHAFHRDSVPMFNNSPNASSFSTYFVFQILPDYASRGGFGFAFTLSPSPGFPGAEGDHYLGIFNSTNDRNPTNHIFLVEFDTVNGYNEESDGDANHVGINVNGMKPIASDAATYSQNGTRAKEEIDLESGEPTQAWIEYDGVKRLLNVTLAPINSSKPIESLLSEPIDLSNVVKDKMYAGFSAATGKKFSSHYILGWSFKLNGMADPLNIDRLPIVPNSKSPSTSNVKLKKALIVTFSVMIFLLLIALGSILVYRRVMEFEHLEDWELECPRRFRYRDLYKATKGFKESEIIGIGGFGSVFRGVLQTNGTEIAVKKIMSNNSLQGLREFAAEIESLGRLRHKNLVNLQGWCKHKKDLLLVYDYVPNGSLDSLLYNNSKNGNIFLNWEQRFNIIKGIASGLLYLHEEWEQVVIHRDVKSSNVLIDSDMNARLGDFGLARLYDHGKNTHTTNVVGTIGYIAPELTRTGKASTSTDVFAFGILLLEVACGRAPVVCEAARNVILVDWVVECMQVGNIYDAVDARLGSNYVSEEMEIVLGLGLLCSHPRAEARPNVRQVTRYLNRDEALPVFDHLSSAGSRRVDEITSRFLSLGFSDSFIASVYNSSSSVGRISASSFHSGR encoded by the coding sequence ATGGCTCTATCTTCCCATTTCTTAATTCTATGTTTCATAATCCTCTGCAACTCTTTCTTGATTTCCCAATCTTTGGAGTTTGTCTACGAAGGATTCAATACATCGGATGTTACTACAGATGGGTCAGCTTCCGTAGAGGCGAGTGGAGCTCTAAGACTCACAGACAAAAGACCAAATCGTATAGGCCATGCGTTTCATCGCGATTCAGTTCCCATGTTCAATAACAGCCCCAATGCTTCTTCATTCTCCACATATTTCGTCTTCCAAATCCTGCCTGATTACGCGAGCCGTGGAGGCTTTGGGTTTGCCTTCACATTGTCTCCATCACCGGGCTTTCCTGGCGCGGAGGGAGATCATTATTTGGGAATTTTCAACTCGACGAATGATAGGAACCCAACAAACCATATCTTTCTTGTGGAATTCGATACGGTGAATGGATATAACGAAGAGTCAGATGGAGATGCGAATCATGTCGGAATCAACGTTAATGGGATGAAACCAATAGCTTCCGATGCGGCTACGTACTCTCAGAATGGGACTAGAGCAAAGGAGGAGATTGACTTGGAGAGTGGAGAGCCTACACAGGCTTGGATTGAGTATGATGGGGTGAAGAGACTTTTGAATGTAACACTTGCCCCTATAAATTCTTCCAAGCCAATCGAGTCTTTGTTGTCTGAACCCATTGACTTGTCGAATGTTGTGAAGGATAAGATGTATGCTGGATTTTCGGCTGCCACAGGAAAAAAATTCAGCTCTCATTACATCCTGGGATGGAGTTTCAAGCTAAATGGGATGGCTGATCCACTCAATATTGACAGGCTTCCTATCGTGCCCAATTCGAAATCACCTTCTACATCTAATGTTAAGTTGAAAAAGGCACTTATTGTGACCTTTTCTGTTATGATTTTCTTACTGTTGATAGCTTTAGGGAGCATACTTGTGTATAGGAGAGTGATGGAGTTTGAACATTTGGAGGATTGGGAACTGGAATGTCCCCGTAGATTCCGTTACAGGGACCTTTACAAGGCAACTAAAGGGTTTAAGGAGAGTGAAATTATTGGAATTGGAGGATTTGGTTCAGTGTTCCGAGGTGTTTTACAAACAAATGGGACTGAGATCGCCGTGAAGAAGATCATGTCTAACAATTCACTGCAAGGATTGAGGGAGTTCGCTGCAGAAATTGAGAGCCTTGGAAGACTAAGGCACAAGAATTTAGTGAATCTTCAGGGCTGGTGTAAGCACAAGAAAGATCTTCTCCTAGTCTACGACTATGTCCCAAATGGAAGCCTGGATTCTTTGTTGTACAATAACTCAAAGAATGGCAACATTTTCTTGAACTGGGAACAAAGATTCAATATCATCAAAGGCATTGCATCCGGGCTACTGTACTTACACGAGGAGTGGGAACAAGTGGTCATACATCGTGACGTGAAATCGAGCAACGTATTAATCGATTCGGACATGAACGCAAGGCTAGGAGACTTTGGGCTAGCGAGACTATACGATCATGGGAAAAACACGCACACAACAAACGTGGTGGGCACAATAGGCTACATTGCACCAGAGCTAACTCGAACTGGGAAGGCCTCAACGAGCACGGATGTTTTCGCGTTCGGGATTCTACTTCTTGAGGTGGCTTGCGGGCGGGCACCGGTGGTGTGCGAGGCGGCTCGAAACGTGATACTGGTGGATTGGGTGGTGGAGTGTATGCAAGTGGGTAACATTTATGATGCGGTTGATGCTAGATTGGGGTCAAATTACGTTAGTGAAGAGATGGAGATAGTACTGGGACTTGGTCTTTTGTGCTCTCACCCAAGGGCAGAAGCAAGGCCTAATGTGAGGCAAGTGACGAGGTATCTGAATAGGGATGAAGCGCTACCAGTTTTCGACCATTTAAGTTCAGCTGGCTCAAGGAGAGTCGATGAAATTACATCAAGATTTTTGAGTTTGGGTTTCAGTGATAGCTTTATCGCTTCAGTGTACAACTCTTCTTCTTCTGTAGGGAGAATATCTGCTAGTTCTTTTCACAGTGGTAGATAA